From one Candidatus Chlorobium masyuteum genomic stretch:
- a CDS encoding HAD family hydrolase has protein sequence MLTTDPRYAFIFDMDGVLTDNMRFHADSWVELFRDFGLEGLDAERYLVETAGMKGHDVLRYFLDPEISEAEAARLTELKDFLYRIMSRELIKPMPGLELFLDHAAESRVQLGIGTGAGPRNIEYVLDLLGIAGRFQAIVDPSQVINGKPAPDIFLRAAGLLEVPPSNCIVFEDALPGVQAARSAGMKCVAVTTTNSADAFREFDNVIRIIDNFSGLLPIELCALLNQEQPTTLS, from the coding sequence ATGCTTACTACCGACCCGAGATACGCCTTTATTTTTGATATGGATGGCGTCCTGACAGACAACATGCGTTTCCATGCGGATTCATGGGTTGAGCTTTTCCGGGATTTCGGACTTGAAGGACTTGATGCCGAGCGCTATCTGGTTGAAACCGCAGGCATGAAAGGCCATGATGTTCTCCGCTATTTCCTCGACCCGGAGATCAGCGAAGCGGAAGCTGCGCGGCTTACTGAACTCAAGGACTTTCTCTACAGGATCATGTCACGCGAACTGATCAAGCCCATGCCGGGTCTGGAGCTCTTTCTTGACCATGCGGCGGAAAGCCGTGTACAGCTTGGTATCGGTACCGGTGCCGGGCCGCGTAATATCGAATACGTCCTTGATCTGCTCGGCATTGCTGGCAGATTCCAGGCAATTGTAGACCCGTCACAGGTCATAAACGGCAAACCCGCCCCGGATATCTTTCTTCGGGCAGCCGGGCTGCTTGAGGTACCGCCATCAAACTGTATCGTATTTGAGGATGCCCTGCCAGGTGTTCAGGCTGCCCGGAGTGCCGGAATGAAATGTGTCGCAGTTACGACCACAAACAGCGCCGATGCATTCCGGGAGTTCGATAACGTTATTCGAATCATCGACAATTTCTCCGGGCTCCTCCCCATTGAACTCTGTGCACTGCTCAATCAGGAGCAACCAACGACCCTATCATAA